In Colletotrichum lupini chromosome 6, complete sequence, a single window of DNA contains:
- a CDS encoding HIT domain-containing protein yields the protein MTSSLASCIFCKIIKGEIPCFKLFESEKTLAFLDINPLSRGHALVIPKHHGAKLADIPDDQLSELLPVVKKLVAATGATDYNILQNNGRIAHQMVDHLEIPKPNETEGLGVGWPQQATDMDKLKALFEDIKSKM from the exons ATGACGTCCAGCCTGGCTTCGTGCATCTTCTGCAAGATCATCAAGG GCGAAATTCCCTGCTTTAAGCTCTTTGAGAGCGAAAAGACACTCGCGTTCCTCGACATCAACCCCCTCAGCCGCGGCCATGCT CTTGTCATCCCCAAGCACCACGGCGCCAAGTTGGCTGACATCCCCGACGATCAGCTCAGCGAACTCCTC CCTGTTGTGAAGAAGCTCGTCGCCGCGACCGGTGCCACCGATTACAACATCCTCCAGAACAACGGCCGCATCGCTCACCAAATGGTCGACCAC TTGGAGATTCCCAAGCCAAATGAGACTGAGGGTCTCGGCGTTGGTTGGCCCCAGCAGGCGACCGATATGGACAAGCTCAAGGCCCTCTTTGAGGATATCAAGTCCAAGATGTAG
- a CDS encoding ran-interacting Mog1 protein has product MTRYKSTPLYGGALVSDLPDKFADVSKLREVPDNQEVWIDSDGFTSIIFDITERVGPAGSSPEIDGRALTTHLEDLVGEDVDTVKVWNTTETSFSRLSSDIPAYTLIATQTPHASKSSRSSSSSAPDFTAIILTLVRLEKESTDILVTINVPHIKGEYDEADVDLELGKQGKLIGDAVEYAARIWETFKVKDWSLFQETEYGYSQSGRRIEDVNGEEVSLVELFYAENYDVKKTTSDFYVYTYYDSWIDELQLSYWSLVYRRSYTSTRSRTVITISCKITSTILDDSCHLRFE; this is encoded by the exons ATGACCCGATACAAAAGCACCCCTCTCTACGGCGGCGCTCTAGTCAGCGACTTGCCCGACAAGTTCGCCGACGTCAG CAAACTCCGCGAGGTACCCGACAACCAAGAAGTCTGGATCGACTCGGACGGTTTCACGAGCATCATCTTCGACATCACGGAGCGCGTCGGCCCCGCGGGCTCGAGTCCCGAGATCGACGGCCGCGCCCTGACGACGCACCTCGAGGATCTCGTCGGCGAGGACGTCGACACCGTCAAGGTCTGGAACACGACCGAGACCTCCTTCTCGCGCCTCAGCTCCGACATTCCCGCCTACACCCTCATCGCGACGCAGACCCCGCACGCGAGCAAGTCGTCCcgttcgtcgtcgtcgtcggcacCCGATTTCACGGCCATCATTCTTACCCTCGTACGCCTTGAGAAGGAGTCGACGGATATCTTGGTCACGATTAACGTGCCGCATATCAAGGGCGAGTACGACGAGGCCGATGTCGATTTGGAGCTCGGCAAGCAGGGAAAGCTGATTGGCGACGCTGTTGAGTATGCTGCGCGTATTTGGGAGACGTTCAAGGTGAAGGACTGGTCTTTGTTCCAGGAG ACGGAATATGGATATTCCCAAAGTGGAAGACGGATCGAAGATGTGAATGGCGAGGAG GTGTCACTAGTTGAGTTGTTCTATGCTGAGAATTATGATGTCAAGAAAACGACATCAGATTT CTACGTGTACACATATTACGACAGCTGGATCGACGAGCTACAACTATCGTACTGGTCCCTGGTATATCGACGGAGCTACACGAGCACAAGAAGTCGAACAGTGATCACCATTTCGTGCAAGATTACCTCCACCATACTAGATGATAGTTGTCACCTTCGTTTCGAATGA
- a CDS encoding CRAL/TRIO domain-containing protein produces MPVCLKPQTSALPRIFTFSQSSLQYASGTRLAQLPLTSRFGRQLLVRPCVRKYNCPSKPSNYRRFQSLGSPQSPGLPNLKKPRVLLESRVDIVLCSVAVALACAYGLFYQQITGSKPDPQPDNEIAEPHPLEVMATDIPAGRPGNLTPEQEEKLRQLWHLILSLGEETSTAAADSASASIAPSETSAAGKGDKPKKKRTSLFGRKDKKEGAATSTAIPAGIKEDGEDKYGQTQQFKEALANQSPEALRATIWSMVKHDHPDALALRFLRARKWDVEKAFVMMISTMHWRLTEMKVDDEIMKSGEAGALEAAQNSDPKIKQLGEDFMAQARSGKTFIHGLDKGGRPICQVRVRMHRQGEQCEESLEKYTVFLIETARMVLAPPVDTATIVFDMTGFSLANMDYTPVKFMIKCFEANYPESLGAVLVHKAPWVFQGIWKIIKGWLDPVVAAKVHFTNNVKEMSEFIEPSHILKELDGQEDWDYKYVEPVAGENDKMKDTATRDALLSGREELVHEYEETTLQWIKEAGTDKEAAIKAQREELARKLRDDYWKLDPYLRAKCVLDRTGVIQDGGKIDMYSKGATAPATPAPAAAAPTPASAPAPAPTNGAPAVETSADDVD; encoded by the exons ATGCCGGTCTGTTTGAAACCACAAACCTCGGCTTTGCCTCGAATTTTCACGTTTTCGCAAAGTTCCCTCCAGTACGCTTCGGGGACTCGCCTTGCACAATTGCCATTGACTTCGCGGTTTGGACGGCAGCTCCTAGTCAGACCCTGTGTTCGGAAATACAACTGCCCCTCCAAGCCCTCAAATTACAGACGATTCCAATCACTCGGATCACCACAGTCACCGGGCCTCCCCAACCTCAAGAAACCCCGTGTTCTCCTCGAGTCACGGGTTGACATCGTCCTCTGCTCCGTCGCCGTTGCTCTTGCGTGCGCATACGGCCTGTTTTATCAGCAAATCACCGGTTCCAAACCTGACCCTCAACCAGACAACGAAATCGCAGAACCTCATCCATTAGAAGTCATGGCGACGGACATTCCCGCTGGGAGACCGGGTAACCTCACGCCGGAGCAGGAGGAAAAGTTGCGCCAACTGTGGCATCTCATTCTGTCCTTGGGCGAGGAGACCAGCACCGCCGCTGCAGACAGCGCATCTGCTAGCATAGCCCCGAGCGAAACGTCGGCTGCCGGAAAAGGCGACAAGCCCAAGAAGAAGCGCACTTCATTGTTTGGCCGCAAGGATAAGAAAGAGGGCGCCGCGACATCGACAGCCATTCCAGCTGGTATCAAGGAGGATGGCGAGGACAAATACGGTCAAACGCAACAGTTCAAGGAGGCTTTGGCCAACCAGAGTCCCGAAGCTTTGCGCGCTACGATATGGTCGATGGTCAAGCATGACCATCCCGATGCCCTTGCCCTGCGATTCCTGAGGGCGCGAAAGTGGGACGTTGAGAAGGCTTTCGTTATGATGATCTCCACGATGCACTGGAGATTGACGGAGATGAAGGTTGACGACGAAATCATGAAGAGTGGTGAGGCTGGTGCGCTCGAAGCTGCGCAAAATTCCGATCCCAAGATTAAGCAGTTGGGAGAGGACTTTATGGCCCAGGCTCGTTCAGGCAAGACTTTCATCCATGGCCTTGATAAGGGAGGACGCCCGATCTGCCAGGTCAGAGTGCGCATGCATAGACAGGGGGAGCAATGCGAGGAGAGTCTTGAGAAGTATACTGTCTTCTTGATTGAGACAGCTCGTATGGTTCTGGCTCCTCCCGTCGATACTGCT ACAATCGTTTTCGATATGACCGGCTTTTCACTGGCAAACATG GATTACACCCCTGTGAAGTTCATGATCAAATGCTTCGAGGCAAACTACCCCGAATCTCTCGGTGCTGTTCTAGTGCACAAGGCCCCGTGGGTCTTCCAAG GTATCTGGaagattattaagggttGGCTGGACCCGGTCGTAGCTGCCAAGGTCCACTTCACCAACAATGTCAAGGAAATGTCAGAGTTCATTGAGCCAAGCCACATTCTCAAAGAGCTCGACGGCCAGGAAGACTGGGACTACAAGTACGTGGAGCCAGTCGCTGGAGAGAATGACAAGATGAAGGATACGGCAACAAGAGACGCGCTGCTTTCTGGAAGGGAAGAACTGGTCCACGAGTACGAGGAGACAACCCTCCAGTGGATCAAAGAGGCCGGGACAGACAAAGAGGCAGCCATCAAGGCACAGCGGGAGGAACTTGCCCGCAAACTCAGGGATGACTACTGGAAGCTCGACCCTTACCTCCGAGCAAAGTGCGTCCTGGATCGGACTGGCGTTATCCAGGATGGTGGCAAGATCGACATGTACTCCAAGGGGGCAACTGCTCCCGCCACTCCCGCTCCCGCTGCAGCAGCTCCTACGCCGGCTTCCGCACCCGCTCCCGCGCCAACTAACGGAGCTCCCGCGGTCGAGACATCGGCCGATGATGTAGACTAG
- a CDS encoding DASH complex subunit Dam1, with translation MADYNAHEKRSGSRTRNSRPTTPMRPTTPLRPSSRASFRESARDSVHGGGESFPLNTFEPAFAELSDAMADLEANMMHFQLMHESLARFSESFASLMYGLNMNAFCVDFQEGPVPESFKRAKLQEEMNAAAGSGIPRAFEKPSTDFDGETTFMTTDVSFVENPPASSKPTPKYKTPSTATKSSRVPAPSTRESTTRSRAGGRGGSETTRGRGTGIVRPRGRGIR, from the exons ATGGCAGATTACAACGCTCACGAGAAGCGATCCGGCTCGCGCACGCGCAACTCCCGTCCGACAACCCCCATGCGCCCGACCACGCCTCTGCGCCCTTCTTCGCGAGCCTCCTTTCGCGAGTCCGCCAGAGATAGTGttcacggcggcggcgagtcGTTTCCCCTCAACACCTTTGAGCCCGCCTTTGCTGAGCTCTCGGATGCCATGGCCGACCTTGAGGCCAATATGATGCACTTCCAGCTGATGCACGAGAGTCTGGCGCGCTTCAGCGAATCTTTTGCAAGTCTCATGTACGGCCTGAACATGAATGCCTTTTGCGTCGATTTCCAAGAG GGCCCTGTTCCCGAGTCCTTCAAGAGGGCGAAGCTGCAGGAAGAGATGAACGCAGCCGCAGGATCAG GCATTCCTCGCGCGTTTGAAAAGCCTAGCACTGATTTTGATGGCGAGACGACTTTTAT GACCACTGACGTTTCGTTCGTTGAAAACCCGCCCGCCTCCTCCAAGCCAACCCCGAAATACAAGACCCCCAGCACAGCTACTAAAAGTTCCCGTGTGCCAGCACCTTCTACACGTGAAAGCACAACGCGTAGTCGCGCGGGAGGCCGCGGAGGCTCCGAGACAACGAGAGGCCGGGGTACCGGGATCGTCAGACCACGCGGCCGTGGCATCCGGTGA